One window from the genome of Pelodictyon luteolum DSM 273 encodes:
- a CDS encoding 2Fe-2S iron-sulfur cluster-binding protein — translation MIIHVNQRPCEAQTGDLLLHVAQHNKSHIGYICGGNGICQSCFVYVQEGMEHLSPLSNVEKACISEKLLAEGGRLACQTVITGEGTIRLLTRAEKLRRIVLGLNVPGFITYAQTIGYNVLNKLPDCAGSAALRIRNGELNPGESLRKIGAGLGHASLFVSASFLETFAFMQLPLSLITGGASGMYTMASDAVCSVSGGAVHLPGSTCRRHEPEKTASVHTVTISGR, via the coding sequence ATGATCATCCATGTGAACCAGAGACCATGTGAAGCACAGACGGGAGACCTCCTGCTCCATGTAGCCCAGCATAATAAAAGCCATATCGGCTACATCTGCGGAGGAAACGGCATCTGCCAGAGCTGCTTCGTGTACGTACAGGAGGGAATGGAGCACCTCTCGCCCTTGAGCAATGTCGAAAAAGCCTGCATATCCGAGAAACTGCTGGCAGAGGGCGGAAGGCTGGCATGCCAGACTGTCATTACGGGAGAAGGCACCATACGGTTGCTCACCCGCGCCGAAAAGCTCCGCCGCATCGTGCTCGGCCTCAACGTGCCGGGCTTCATCACCTATGCACAGACCATCGGCTACAACGTCCTGAACAAACTGCCGGACTGTGCGGGAAGCGCAGCCCTGCGCATCAGGAACGGCGAGCTCAATCCGGGCGAGTCGCTGCGTAAAATCGGGGCGGGGCTCGGCCACGCGTCCCTCTTTGTCTCGGCAAGTTTTCTGGAGACCTTCGCCTTCATGCAGCTTCCGCTTTCCCTCATCACGGGCGGTGCCAGTGGCATGTACACCATGGCCTCCGACGCCGTCTGCAGTGTTTCGGGCGGAGCAGTGCACCTGCCGGGCTCCACCTGCCGGCGCCATGAGCCGGAAAAAACA
- a CDS encoding 2Fe-2S iron-sulfur cluster-binding protein translates to MKIIINDSQHEAAQGDRLIDVARSGHAHIGYFCGGNAICQTCYVKVLEGAELLSPPGEPEKAMLSELLLAEGNRMACLATIEKPGTIRVLSAVEEVKRMAETDPLQLPAYSAKMGWEALVAFPATIAMQFERTLEGHLDPLGILRDMAGAVIGAIELASALILGSKAGEEPASDCCQGQTGEGCSCGSATANGVRRAA, encoded by the coding sequence ATGAAAATCATCATAAACGACAGCCAACATGAAGCGGCTCAGGGCGATCGCCTCATAGACGTGGCCCGAAGCGGCCATGCCCATATCGGTTACTTCTGCGGAGGAAACGCCATCTGCCAGACCTGCTATGTGAAGGTCCTTGAGGGCGCCGAACTCCTCTCCCCTCCCGGTGAACCCGAAAAAGCGATGCTTTCTGAACTGCTGCTTGCCGAAGGCAACCGGATGGCGTGCCTTGCAACCATTGAAAAGCCCGGAACCATCCGGGTGCTCTCAGCCGTGGAGGAGGTAAAGCGGATGGCTGAAACCGATCCGCTGCAGCTGCCGGCCTACTCGGCAAAGATGGGATGGGAAGCCCTTGTGGCGTTTCCGGCAACCATCGCCATGCAGTTCGAGAGGACCCTGGAGGGCCATCTCGATCCGCTTGGTATCCTCCGGGACATGGCAGGAGCCGTCATAGGAGCAATTGAGCTTGCCTCGGCCCTGATCTTGGGTTCGAAAGCCGGAGAAGAACCCGCCAGCGACTGCTGCCAGGGCCAAACGGGGGAGGGATGCAGTTGCGGATCCGCCACAGCCAACGGCGTCCGCAGGGCAGCCTGA
- the mfd gene encoding transcription-repair coupling factor has protein sequence MKTITGQAPTSTLLVRKKTGFLTEAVRRSEPFIRLFDALKAPSGINEPVRISGMQGSLGPLLAAALHDVWEGPVLVIAGAQAFDVYDHDLPALTSGKKACSTADGLPAAIRALRGSGRPIILASASDLQTSLCRPEEASGRILRIEKDREAGYETLKTFLENNRFVHREFVEDEGEYSVRGSIVDIFPYGTGEPVRIEFFGDTVTSLRSFDINSQLSGRTLDAAELSADLTGEGPEAAATMLDYLPPSTLVIIDSTPEIRAEEDDRELEAALGQFLQIEIGPARDGSIDFQSVEQTRINANFRMLATMLSRRDEARRRTVFAASSEREVRELADFLTEEAAEAGEGVLEEIAWVPVNLHSGFRFAGIDLFTEADIFGKLHSRRARRKRKIKGISLKDLQKLKVGDHVVHEDYGVGIFRSLETITAGNSEQECVLVEYEGGDQLFVNVQNINLLSKYAASEGSRPVLSKLGSPKWAARKEKVRSKIRDIAINLIKLYAQRKMQAGFAFGPDSIFMREFESSFIFEETPDQLKAIEEVKKDMQATHPMDRLICGDAGFGKTEIAMRAAFKAVEAKKQVAILTPTTILAHQHLETFTRRFLNFPITIAILSRFVPRAEQQETIRRIKEGKVDIVIGTHRLVSKDVSFRDLGLLVIDEEQHFGVEVKEKLREQFPGVDTLTMSATPIPRTLQFSMLGARDLSIVSTPPKNRQPVETVVTDFEGDLIRSAIEREIAREGQVFFLHNRVASLGEMQQLLHDLVPRARIVFAHGQMPARELEKIMMDVMQGEVDVLISTTIIGSGIDISNANTIIINRADMFGLSDLYQLRGRVGRSDRKAHCYLITPPLNTLKREAIQRLAVIESFTELGSGFTIALRDLDIRGAGNLLGAEQSGYIHDLGFDLYQKMLEQTVAELKSGDFSHLFTGEARPDLPEKPTDMSFFFDALIPEHYVTATHERFMFYEKISRAAAARDIDAVGAELRDRFGPLPEEVETLMLLAKLKITASPLGLEKIDLQQKTTTLILPDAREDGPVQGREFLQHLFTAVQEPSLEPYAPAFSFEKKMKLVLHHPPGADTAPTDLLRRYTALIRELDTASREQNATEN, from the coding sequence ATGAAAACAATTACGGGCCAAGCCCCCACAAGCACCCTCCTGGTCAGGAAAAAAACCGGATTCCTTACCGAGGCCGTCCGCCGTTCCGAGCCATTCATCAGGCTGTTCGACGCCCTCAAGGCACCCTCCGGCATCAATGAACCGGTCCGCATCTCCGGCATGCAGGGCTCGCTCGGGCCGCTGCTTGCCGCAGCGCTGCACGACGTATGGGAAGGTCCTGTTCTCGTGATTGCAGGAGCGCAGGCCTTCGACGTCTACGACCACGACCTTCCTGCCCTCACCTCCGGCAAAAAGGCCTGCAGCACTGCAGACGGGCTTCCTGCAGCCATCAGGGCGCTCAGGGGAAGCGGCCGGCCGATCATCCTCGCTTCGGCCAGCGATCTTCAGACGTCGCTCTGCCGCCCTGAGGAAGCCTCCGGCCGGATACTCCGCATCGAAAAGGACCGGGAGGCCGGCTATGAGACACTGAAAACGTTTCTGGAAAACAACCGCTTCGTGCACCGCGAGTTCGTCGAGGATGAGGGCGAGTATTCCGTACGCGGCTCCATTGTCGACATATTCCCATACGGAACGGGCGAACCGGTCCGGATTGAATTTTTCGGTGACACCGTCACCTCGCTCCGAAGCTTCGACATCAACAGCCAGCTTTCCGGCAGAACGCTCGATGCGGCCGAACTCTCCGCAGACTTAACAGGGGAAGGTCCGGAAGCGGCGGCGACGATGCTCGACTACCTCCCACCCTCCACGCTCGTCATAATCGACAGCACCCCGGAAATCCGGGCTGAGGAGGACGACCGGGAGCTCGAGGCGGCACTCGGGCAGTTCCTGCAGATCGAGATCGGGCCCGCCAGAGATGGGTCCATCGACTTCCAGTCAGTCGAACAGACAAGGATCAACGCCAACTTCCGCATGCTGGCCACCATGCTCAGCCGACGGGACGAAGCCAGGCGACGGACAGTGTTTGCCGCATCCAGCGAGCGGGAAGTTCGCGAGCTCGCCGACTTCCTCACCGAGGAAGCTGCCGAAGCCGGTGAGGGCGTACTTGAGGAAATCGCCTGGGTGCCGGTAAACCTGCACAGCGGGTTCCGCTTTGCAGGCATCGACCTCTTTACCGAAGCAGACATCTTCGGCAAGCTCCACTCGCGCAGGGCGCGCAGAAAACGAAAAATCAAGGGAATCTCCCTCAAAGACCTCCAGAAGCTCAAGGTCGGAGACCATGTCGTGCATGAGGACTACGGGGTCGGAATCTTCCGTTCCCTGGAAACCATCACCGCGGGGAATTCGGAGCAGGAGTGCGTGCTGGTTGAATATGAAGGGGGCGACCAGCTCTTCGTCAATGTCCAGAACATCAACCTTCTCTCCAAATACGCCGCATCCGAAGGATCCAGACCGGTCCTCTCCAAGCTCGGCAGCCCGAAATGGGCGGCCAGGAAAGAGAAGGTCCGCTCGAAGATCCGCGACATCGCCATCAACCTCATCAAGCTCTATGCCCAGAGGAAAATGCAGGCCGGATTCGCATTCGGTCCCGACTCCATCTTCATGCGCGAATTCGAGTCTTCCTTCATCTTCGAGGAGACCCCCGACCAGCTGAAGGCCATCGAAGAGGTGAAAAAGGACATGCAGGCGACGCACCCCATGGACCGCCTCATCTGCGGCGACGCCGGGTTCGGCAAGACCGAGATCGCCATGCGGGCGGCATTCAAGGCCGTCGAAGCCAAAAAGCAGGTGGCCATCCTGACGCCGACGACCATTCTCGCGCACCAGCATCTGGAAACATTCACCCGGCGTTTTCTGAACTTCCCCATCACCATTGCAATCCTGAGCCGGTTCGTCCCCCGTGCGGAGCAGCAGGAGACCATCCGCCGCATCAAGGAAGGCAAGGTAGACATCGTCATCGGTACCCACCGCCTCGTTTCAAAAGACGTCAGTTTCCGGGACCTTGGACTGCTCGTCATCGACGAGGAGCAGCATTTCGGCGTGGAGGTCAAGGAAAAGCTGCGCGAACAGTTCCCCGGCGTCGACACCCTCACCATGTCGGCAACCCCGATTCCCAGAACCCTTCAGTTCTCAATGCTCGGAGCCCGCGACCTCTCCATCGTCTCCACCCCGCCAAAAAACCGGCAGCCGGTGGAAACCGTCGTCACCGACTTCGAGGGCGATCTCATCCGATCGGCCATCGAGCGGGAAATCGCACGAGAGGGTCAGGTATTTTTCCTCCATAACCGGGTTGCCAGCCTCGGAGAGATGCAGCAGCTGCTCCACGATCTGGTGCCCCGCGCCCGGATTGTCTTCGCGCACGGGCAGATGCCGGCACGCGAACTCGAAAAGATCATGATGGATGTGATGCAGGGCGAGGTGGACGTGCTCATCTCGACCACCATCATCGGCTCGGGCATCGACATATCAAACGCCAATACCATCATCATCAACCGGGCTGACATGTTCGGCCTCTCGGACCTCTACCAGCTCCGGGGACGGGTAGGCCGCAGCGACCGCAAGGCCCACTGCTACCTGATCACCCCGCCGCTCAATACCCTCAAGCGGGAGGCCATACAGCGGCTTGCCGTCATCGAAAGCTTCACCGAGCTCGGTTCAGGGTTCACGATAGCGCTGCGCGACCTCGACATCCGAGGCGCCGGCAACCTCCTTGGTGCCGAACAGTCCGGCTACATCCACGACCTCGGCTTCGATCTCTACCAGAAAATGCTCGAACAGACCGTTGCCGAACTGAAATCGGGCGATTTCAGCCACCTCTTCACCGGTGAAGCCCGGCCTGACCTGCCGGAGAAGCCGACCGACATGTCCTTCTTTTTCGACGCGCTCATTCCCGAACACTACGTTACGGCAACCCACGAGCGGTTCATGTTCTACGAAAAAATCTCCCGTGCCGCCGCAGCCCGGGACATCGACGCTGTCGGTGCGGAACTGCGGGACCGGTTCGGCCCCCTTCCCGAAGAGGTCGAAACCCTCATGCTCCTGGCAAAGCTCAAGATCACGGCTTCACCGCTCGGTCTCGAAAAAATAGATCTGCAGCAGAAAACCACCACGCTCATCCTCCCCGACGCCAGAGAGGACGGTCCCGTTCAGGGAAGGGAGTTCCTGCAGCATCTCTTCACCGCCGTCCAGGAGCCGAGCCTCGAACCTTACGCCCCGGCCTTCAGTTTCGAGAAGAAAATGAAACTCGTCCTGCACCACCCGCCGGGAGCCGACACTGCGCCGACTGATCTGTTGAGGCGATACACCGCGCTAATCAGGGAACTCGACACCGCCTCCAGGGAACAGAACGCAACAGAGAACTGA
- a CDS encoding ABC transporter ATP-binding protein: MEKILELKNLRTYYSTDAGTAKAVDGVGFSIAPNRTLGVVGESGSGKSVTALSIMRLIPTPPGYFAGGEIFWKGRDLLQLQEEEMRRVRGNEIAMIFQEPMSSLNPVFTCGRQIMEQILIHQPFSQTEAKDRTIELLRLVGIADPARRFSAWPHELSGGMRQRVMIAMALSCSPSLLIADEPTTALDVTVQAQILDLIARLQADTGMSVLLITHDFGVVAELCEEVLVMYASRVVEKGSVRDIFANPLHPYTRGLLKSIPRIGSKAERLHVIEGSVPSAIHIPPGCRFAPRCPMADGRCFNEQPELVSYEPGHEAACWKAG, translated from the coding sequence ATGGAAAAAATTCTGGAACTGAAAAACCTCAGGACCTACTACTCGACCGATGCCGGTACGGCAAAGGCTGTAGACGGGGTAGGGTTTTCCATTGCTCCCAACCGGACGCTCGGCGTGGTAGGTGAGTCGGGAAGCGGCAAGTCGGTGACCGCGCTTTCCATCATGCGCCTTATTCCAACCCCTCCGGGGTATTTCGCCGGAGGTGAGATCTTCTGGAAGGGCCGCGATCTCCTGCAGCTGCAGGAAGAGGAGATGCGGCGTGTCCGCGGCAACGAGATTGCCATGATCTTCCAGGAGCCCATGAGCTCCCTCAATCCCGTCTTTACCTGCGGCCGGCAGATTATGGAGCAGATCCTCATCCACCAGCCCTTCAGCCAGACCGAGGCCAAAGATCGTACCATAGAACTGTTGCGCCTTGTCGGCATTGCTGATCCCGCCCGACGTTTTTCGGCCTGGCCGCATGAGCTGTCCGGCGGGATGCGACAGCGCGTGATGATTGCCATGGCGCTTTCCTGCAGCCCGTCGCTCCTGATTGCCGATGAACCCACAACGGCGCTCGACGTCACCGTGCAGGCGCAGATTCTCGATCTCATCGCCCGGCTTCAGGCTGATACGGGAATGAGCGTGTTGCTCATTACCCACGATTTCGGTGTCGTTGCCGAACTCTGCGAAGAGGTGCTGGTGATGTATGCCTCAAGAGTAGTGGAAAAAGGGTCTGTGAGGGATATTTTCGCCAACCCTCTCCATCCCTACACCAGAGGGCTCCTGAAATCCATTCCGCGGATCGGTTCGAAGGCAGAGCGGCTGCATGTGATCGAGGGCAGCGTGCCCTCCGCAATCCATATCCCTCCCGGCTGCCGGTTCGCTCCGCGCTGCCCCATGGCCGATGGTCGCTGCTTTAACGAGCAGCCGGAACTTGTCTCTTATGAACCCGGCCACGAGGCTGCGTGCTGGAAGGCCGGATGA
- a CDS encoding response regulator transcription factor: MSDPLILVVEDDRNLAKLVGYNLEKAGYKCQFSENGEDAFEQLSMRSFELILLDIMLPGIDGFDVCRKIRQHQIYKDIPIIMLTAKGEEIDKILGFELGIDDYVVKPFSPRELTLRIRAVLKRDRRQGGVFRDALRSGGLDVDISRHAVTLDGRELVLTLMEFKLLVALLKRKGQAQSREMLLSDVWDVDRTINTRTIDTHVTRLREKLGTVGAKIKTVRGLGYKFEEDGDGADAG, encoded by the coding sequence ATGTCTGATCCATTGATTCTTGTTGTCGAGGACGATCGCAACCTTGCCAAGCTGGTCGGCTACAACCTTGAAAAGGCCGGCTATAAATGCCAGTTTTCAGAAAACGGCGAAGATGCGTTCGAGCAGCTCTCGATGCGGAGTTTCGAGCTCATCCTGCTTGACATCATGCTGCCGGGCATCGACGGGTTCGATGTATGCCGCAAGATCCGCCAGCACCAGATCTACAAGGATATCCCCATCATCATGCTGACGGCCAAGGGCGAAGAGATCGACAAGATCCTCGGCTTCGAGCTGGGAATAGACGATTACGTGGTCAAGCCGTTCAGCCCGAGGGAGCTGACGCTGCGCATCAGGGCTGTTTTGAAACGCGACCGCCGGCAGGGCGGCGTATTCCGCGATGCGCTTCGCTCGGGGGGCCTTGATGTCGACATTTCCCGCCATGCCGTTACCCTCGATGGCCGCGAGCTGGTGCTCACCCTGATGGAATTCAAGCTCCTCGTCGCGCTCCTGAAAAGAAAAGGGCAGGCGCAGTCGCGCGAAATGCTGCTCAGCGACGTCTGGGACGTCGATCGCACCATCAATACCCGAACGATAGATACCCATGTCACCCGGCTCCGTGAAAAGCTCGGCACCGTGGGGGCGAAAATCAAGACGGTCAGGGGTCTTGGCTACAAGTTCGAAGAAGACGGGGACGGGGCTGATGCAGGCTAG